The nucleotide window tctgcGTATCAACTTTATGCGCTGACGTTTTTAGACGGTGTTCGCTAGAAAAAATATTGCTGAACACGTTTCTGAGGAGGCAAAACAGCACCTTGAAGTTTAATTCGCTATTTTGGATCATTAGTTCTACCAAGTtgaactattattactattattatcatttggTAGAACTATTATTACTGATATGCACATTATCGTATTTCAGAAATCATAGTTTTATGGACACTTTAGGGATATGCAACTTTGTAAGTTTataaaaaattgaaagaacTTTGCTTCTTATTACGATTTTATATTCGAAGAATATTGATGTGGAAAAAGATTTGGAATTCGAAAGAATGGCAAAGTTATAACACTGGAAATAACTGCATTTCGTGTGGGATAAATATTAACTACAAACATTAATCGTATTTTTATCAAACTACATTTTTTGCACCAAGTCAATATTCGGAAGTTGAAATTTTTTTCAAAGCAAGTTTTGTCTTAGTCAACCACTATTTTTTCAGTTCTaggaattattttcaaaaatcgtAAGACTTAAGGATCATCTATTTTTCGTCAAGTTCATCGTGAACATTTGTTGTTTTCTAAATTCTGCATTATTTTCACATTGGACATAAGTTAACAATGTTCCACGAGACATGGAGTAACAACACTATGTAATTTAATGTACTAAAATATATACAAGTAGAGTTAAAATGTTGCTTAATATTTGCTACAAAAATCTTAGTTTCTCGCTAATTATTCATAAATAGAAAAAGTGTGAAACCTCCAAGGTTGCATATCCCCATAACTAAAAATCGGCTCATCTACCATTTTTCACGATCACACAAtttcgataataaaataaaacattccaAATCAGGCATATTCACAATTTCTCAAACCGACAATGTTTGATCCAGCAATAGTCGTTTCTCAAAATTTTGCAGTGAAAAACGAAGAAACACGATTCTCGAAGATGTCAGCGTTCAACGACATTGCAAGAAAGATCGAATCGATTACAGCAGAAAGTATCTCTCGCTCGTGAGAATCTTTGAAACCTTGACGTCCAGAGAGATTTCACAGGGTAGCTGGAGAATCCAAGCGCATCACGATGCATATGTAAGAAAACGAACACCAATGTATTACTCGGAAATGAAAGTCAAAGGAAGCAGCGCAGTGTCTGGTGCAAAATATTATACTCTCGGAGAACCAAAACAGAATGACGAAGAGTAGTGCATGGGTTACGGGGGGTTGTCTTCGATCAAAGAAGCAAGGCGTTCGCTGCTGATCGCAGTGAATATCTGTGACAGTGTGTAAGTGATCACTAGTCTAGAAACGTTCAGGACGATGCCTATAATAATCCAGTCTCATCAATAATCAATCTCGGAAAAAATTATCCTCGATCTTCAAACTAATCCTACAAACAATCGCTAAAAAAGAGTGAACCAGTACGTGGgctttattttgaaatttatgTATAAACAAAACTGCAATTTTGTAGATTATCTGAACATTTTCTCAATGTCAGATCGTTATCTTAGATTCAATCTAAATTGGATTTTGTTAAAGCAATTTCGTAGGTTGCTGTTACTGAGACCGAGCGTCTTTCTAGCTCGTTCGTTATGAAAAGTTGTGAAGGTGGAACAAATTAGGAGATTACGGCATCCTGAACACTTCCGCGAAGACTGGCCGCACGATAGTCATTGGTTGCATAGTGATTCCGTGCACACGCGAGCAGATAGACGAACGTGTTCGAGGCGTGTATAGAGAAGGGTTTCTCGGTGAACAGTGAGACTGACATGTGACTGACTGAGAAAAAAAATGTTAGTTGGACGGTGATGTAAGTATTGCACGTAGGGTGAATAATGCTTTCGTCGGGCGCATGGTTCAGAGTATAACTGGGTGAGCTGAATATATAGTAGAGAGATATAATAATTGATATTTAATAAGTTGTAATCTCGAACGTGGCGACATTGTATCAGCGAGAAAAAGAATTTCTTTTCGCGCGTGTTGTCGTCGGAGAAAAAACCAAGATATGGAGATTATACaaacatatgtatgtatatatatatataaatatatatctataatatatattattattattgatttgatattgcgatacgtatgtataatatatattatatttatatgctAAACAACGTGATGTAAAAACGTAAGAAGCTTAGAAATATAATTGACTCTTACACCAAGGTCCAGATCAAGCCAGAGTATACCAAATGCAGCGGATAGAATGCACAGGAACACACAATCAATTAAacatacatattatttcgagaacAGTAACCGTTCGACATGTTTCGCGTCAGTGTTCTTTCGTTTCCTTTCGTGTTTGATTTTCCGTTTTAGCACAGAGGGTGTCTCGCTTAAAGTGTGACAAGCTGTTTTAGCAAAAACTATTACCGATACACCGTTGATAATAATCTTCTTTTGTTTGACGTTGTTCGATGGGGCCTCTCGTGGCATACCGTAGTGGCCAACAAAATTGCACCATTCCTTAAAAATACAGTTCCTTGAATATTTATGTACATTGCACATCCGGTAACTATGCTAAGCCGTTTTAATAGTTTCACGTGATCTGTTGCAATAGCATTGTAATGGTACAGACAGTTACTGCTCGTGTGAGTGGGAAACCATAgacaattatatttttaaagtgATACAATTTCTGTTGCCACTGCCGCAAAAGATCTTTGAGGCCCTAGAATTATTATACGAATCTTTTTACTGGAATTTTTAACGGTGTACTTTCTTCATTTGCATGTGATCTACGTTAAAATATGAGTGATCCaattatattatcaataagtAACACAATTCTTATCActgatatataaattttatacttTGGAGATTGGATATAATTAATTAGTTTTTGTTCAATTCAAAGTATATTTCTGTAATAGTAAAATCGTTGTAAATTATAAAAGTCAACGAGTTGACTAACAaagtattgtataataatttgtatcaACAGTGAATGTTGTAATAAGTTTTCATTAGATCAGAAGTACATACGGTCGATCAAGATGCTGGTAATAAAGTTTCACTTCactaaatagaaataataatattgtttttcAATAATAACTAACACTGTTCCAAAAGAAAACTATTAAACAGGACATAAGATACAGAAATCGCAAACACTTTAGTTATTAGTAATAGATAGTACATATAATAATTAGTCTCATTTGAACCACGTAAACGAAGTAAGAGTTCAATAGATGTCAGTAATAGTTGACGAGGAAATAGCTACTAACACACGTTAGACAAAACACTCTGCACTAATATGCAAAATACGAAGTCTCAGTTGTATAATTTATCTAATCACAACTGATTACCGATCAAATTTATTCTTTAGCAGATTGTGCTTTGTTGGCAGACAGAGCTGAACAATGAAATTTCGTTACAGAATGTATCTTGTAGAAAATTTTTATAGATAAACGATTGTATATTTTGCTATTTTTAGAGTTACCATCGATCTGTTATAGAATTCAATGGGTTAGTGCACGCTTTAGTCTCGAATTAAACGTTTTCTTATAcataaatattgatttttctTATTTCTTATTATACAATCTCTAAAAATACTGGACATTAACAAATGCAGCACAATTTCTTTATGAAAATGGAAATGAATTCTAGCTCAATGTTGTAAATTACTATCTACCTTTACTAACTTACAGTTTTTATTGTGTTCTCGATGAAGTTATAATAAAGAAAGATTAATATTCTAACAAAGAAAGATTAAATGTCACCGTTCCATGTGATAATAGTTCGTCCCCATTTCCAAGTAGCGGCTCATATCGAAAGAACTGTGTATGGTCACAATTTTATCGCTATCATTTATTTATCTTATTCTTTTAATGTATTTCGCTCATTCTGTTCCTACAAACTAAACTAATTCAACTTATTTTTTGTTTGACCAGATCAGAAACACAATAGTTATTACACATAAGGCACATATAATTGATTCGAATCACTACATCTTCTTCGTTCACAtaatcatttaaaaatgttgCCATTATTTTGATAATATGTGAACAATAGTAGGTAAAATAAATCATATTATAATAGGAAGAAAAATAactcaaataaaattatttcatttttgaAATCTGATAACATAAAGATTATATATTTGCCGAGTACaggtataattaattaatacttAACTGGAATTATCCTGCGTGCAATAATAAGttaaaaatatacaataaagTTTTATTTACCAGAGCCTCCAAAAATGAGGCctaaataatgaaaaaatatgTTACATATTTCTGACTTAGATATGTTTTTCACACAGTTTCATCCTGTGCACaccatatatgatttatctaaATAGAACACCATTCAAATGTTAACTTACAGAACTCCATTAATTGTCAACGAAAAGAACTGAATCGAGATCAGTCTACTTTCTAGATACAGCATTCCCACCAAATACAAATCCAACCACTTCTATTAAATCCTGAAAGTTCCCCGCATAATTGACAGCGTTTAACATGAGCCACGTGTGCACTAATCCGTGGAGGTTGAAATATATCCAGCTCCGTCCTGCCTTCCTTAAATCGGCTTTCTCAACTGTGCATCGATCTCGACGAGGCAAGCGATGGGCGACAGTAAATGATCAAGATCGAGCCAGGGAAAAACGATCGAAATCGATCGACGGTTTCACAGACTCGGTTTTGCGTTTTGCAATGGCGACGAAGGATTCGCGAGGGGGGGGGGCGAAGTGGGGAACCCGTTGGGGGACTCGGGATGGAACAGAGCTGAAGTGACCGAGTATGATAGAGACGGGTTATAAGAAGGCCTCGAGTGAAACGCAGGGCAAGAGAAATGGTTACCACGATGAACGGGTACAGAGGTAGGTAGGGTATCATAGGTCACACTCAGGCAAAAGAATCAGTCGTTGGGTTAGTTGGCCGCGTTAATCAGGATTAAGTACCTGGAGATGATGCTCTTCATCTTGGTATCCGGTGCAACGCCTTCTATATCGGTATCCTCGGTTGCGCCTAACCGGGCCCTCAGTCGATCTACGCTACTCTGCAGCCTCTCGATTTCCACTTCGTACTGGAAACGAAGAGACGTGGCGTTGTTAGTTACAAGACACAGACACAGATAGACAGACGGTTGAGAGACAGCCTAGCCGTTCCGTTAGATAGTATAAGAATAAAAAAAAGAGACGCGAGCGCGAGAGGAACTTGTTTGTTATCACACACATAGCATTACTCGGCACAATATTATTCTATTTACAGACGAGAGTTAAGGCACGAGATTTTAGaagttcctcttgcatttgattAGAACCGTAAGAATTTTCGACGGCTGTTATACTGATTGCCCGGCTGGTTCCTTGATTCTGGAAATGGTGCTGGAAGAATGTGCTTCGGTTTGGTGAACTTGGTCCTTCGACGAATGAAGTTCAATCaaattatcattatattttacTCGTTTGATTATGATGTAGATGTCTACGAACTAAAAGAGGCAACAAAACCACTTTCTCAAGTTTACTTAATTACCTTCCTTATTGTTAGTGGAAATCAACtgacaaatataaataagtttgtttcgaatggtttcaATTAATACAGTGTAAATTGTCGAAAATAGCCACGGAGatctacaataaatatataatctTGAACAAACATCCTTAATCTACTTcgttaaaattgatttttaatttttctacacTACTTTATCAGCTTATCATATGAACAGAAAAGATTAATGCATCTATAAAATCTATACAAATCAGGAAAAATATTTCCAGCCTTCATTCGTCGTCGAAGGAACCAGGCAAATTACAACAaaacagaataataataatttacctGATCGATGCTACGGTGACTACGCGATTTGCTCCTCCTAGTGGTGCAGCTCTCCTCCTCACTAGTGTCGGACAAATCCCTCGTCGAGTCCAACGACAACCTCCTCCTGAGCTTCGTGCAGCAGACGCTCTGATTCTGTTCCGAGTTATTCCGATGCGTCTGGTTGTTCTGCCTCCACTGATTCTGGTTGTTCCTCTGGAGATTCCTGACATTGTTCTGTGGTGGGGGAGACGGGCTAAGGTCAACACCTCTGACACCCTCGACCCCGCCGCCGCTTCCGTCCCTCTCCTCGGAGCTGCTGCTTCCTCTCCTGCCGCTTCTTCCATGATTCGGCTCcatgtgataaacgggatttgcGAAAGCTAGTGGCGCGGCACTGAGTATATGCGCGTTCGCATTATTGCTGCTGAGGTCCACGGGGCTGGAGCTCTGACTATAAGCAGCGAAACTCTGGTAGCCTGAGGAGGCGACGTTGCTCAATTGAGAAATAGAGATCTGGGAGCCCTTCTGAGACTTGGACTCCGAGACCTCGTCGTCGGCGTACCTCAACAGGTCGGACAGCTCATCCAGGTTCCCATTGGCAGTCGTGTTATTGGTCTTACTGTTATTGTAATTGTTATTCGGTTGGTGGTTGATGGACAGTGTCAAATTGGACGTCGGGTTCACCACCACGTTGGCGTTCACCGTGGTCTTCGAGACGTTGTTGTAGTTCTGATGTTGAGTCTGGTTAGCGTTCTCTTCTTTGTTGCAGTGGTTCCTGCTAGCCGATCTAGAAACGTTGTAGTTGTTATGGTTGTAGTTGTCCTCTCTGTCGTGTATGTCCAGGTTTTGCAGTCGCGCTATGTTGTGTCTGTGGttctgctgttgttgttgcgcTACGATCGTGCAGATGTTCGGCTGGTTGTTCTGCGACGTTGTGATATTGTAGTTCGAGTCCTTCAGGTTGCTGTGGCTCTCGGATCTTGTTGGGCTGGTGGGATGGGTCTGGCAGTGATTCACGTTCGCCAAACTCGCGCTGGCGGTCAGTCTGTATCCCGCGGTGGCCCTGTTGGTCCCGATTCCTCGATGCTGTCTCACGATGGGCGTTGGAGAACGAGACACAAACGCCGGCGGCTCCAGAGGGTAGTCGTCAGTAGTGATCTGCAGCTGGAGCTTCCCGTTAGCTGGCATGTACGCATTCCGAGGAAGAGTAGCGGCTCTGGCGACGTTCGGGCTGCGAGAGCTGTTGTGGCCCAAGGTGTTCGATTGCAACACCTCGTTGCTGTCCCTGATTGTCCCATTTAGGGTACTGTGGTTACTCAACGTTGATGTCGCCGATACCGAGAGATTCGTATTGCTGTTCGCGATCGTCGGATCGTTGTAGCGGAAGATGTTATTCTGTAGGTTCGGGTACCGATGCGATGTTGGTACTGGACTTGGACCCGGTTGGTCCAAAGCTAACGAGATCCTATCCAGGATCTCCGGAAGCCTGGACGGGGGCAGTGACGTCGAGGAAGATGATATCGTGACTAAACTCTCTCGCAGTAGCGCGTGTAACAGAGACAATTGCTTGCCCAGATCTATGTAGCCGTCGAACTCTAGCGAATTGTTCGCTGGCGCGTCTTTTGGCAGCGGGCTCTGTAACAGAAAATTCGATGTATCAGTGAAAAGGTCTATTCTTTGAGATTTTATATTAAGGTATGATGATGTTTTAAGCTGGTTAGGGATGTTTTTCTAAAAAATTTTATGGTACTTTTCTATTTTGTGAAAAGATTTATGTTTGCAAACGGGGAACATACGCTGATCAATTGGAGGAAGTTCTTCATGGAGGGAGCTTCTCGCTCGAGCAGGTCATTCATAAATTCCATGAAGTTCTCTTTCCCTTGGAATCTCGTGAAATTCGCGAGTGTTTGAAGAGTCTTGGCCACGAGGGTGAGATTTCTTGCTGCCTTTTCGTTCGGATATTCTGCGAAGAAGAATAGTTTCGTTTATTTTCAACACTTCTTACTCTTCAATACACCATAAATCTTTACTTTATCTTATGTTCTATACGCGCTCTTGTTGATTAGGTATTAAAAATTTGATTGACGAGAGTCTGACTGACTAGAGTGTTACaatgaaaaatgtttcaataTGACGTTGACGTAAAAGTCTAGTGCCACTGAATGTTGATACTTTTACATTCTGTATAATCTCACAAGTTAAAACAAATTAAATAGTTCGTActagttgaaaataaatcatattGATGTTACTGATAGAAACTAGCGAAACTAAAATGAAATGACTATCAAACTAGCATGAACTAGTACGGAAGCTTTGTCACCTAAAACCAGCAAAATTTTAGACACAGTACGTGATGAAGATGCAGTCTCACCGTGCGTTATGTTGAAGAGAGACGGGCTTAGGATAGCTGGACACAGGAATCTAAGAAATATGTTCGCGGAGATTAGGTTGTCTGCGATGTCCTCGCGGCCCATGTCGGCCAAGCGTTCGCGGAATATACGGAAGCACTCGCGTAATTCGAGAGGAAAATGTGCGTGGCTAGCCAGTATCCTGCCCCAAGCCAGGTCTACTGCGTTCCGTAAAttctgttgttgtttgtgtAGAGCCGCCACCGATGCAACCTTCAGCGGGTCCACCTCGCAGTCGCCACCCTCTACTGCGCTCCTGACTACAGCACCCAAGGTCTCCTGCAGGTACCTGTCGCCCGTCAACTTCAGATAGGCCTCCATCGCCTTCGTGGCTAAGGAATTTCCTCGAAAGGTGAGCCTCTCGTCGTCTGAAATTCAATACAATTTTTAGTAACTAAACCATTCGACTGAAGGCCATTGTCATAGATCGTTTGCGCCTTTCAATACTCATTATTATACTGTGGATCTTTACGTAAACAGTTTCTAAAACAATCGTAAGAAACAGAACTTACATAATAATGTATCTTTTGTTTTCATCATTGCAATGAGTCTGTACTCTTAACTGACTGTGGATCTTTACTTTGCATAAACATTTTCTAAGACAATCGTAAGAAGCAGAAGTTACATAACaatgtttcttttcttttaatcCTTTCAATGACTTTGTATTCTTAACTTCTGCTCTATTCACAGTTTTGTTCTTTCAGGTATCACAGGAAGAATAATTAACATCAGGTATttcaaaaattcttaaaaaGAAATATGATCTGTTGAAGCTACCAAGACGCAAATTTTTCCAGGATTATAATCAACAAGTTAGCTTTCGATATATTAATCGTTTGTCCAATGTAATAATTTTCCCTCACGACTGCGTATACAATTTTTAAGTACTTTTTTCTGCGTTGTGTTTCCACAGTAATTTTCATTGAACAGACTCGTGACGCTAAAACAGCTAGCACGCGATAACCCATTTTTCTTGATAGACCCAGGTTTCCAGAGGAATAAAATTGACCCGTTTGTTCATCATGAATCATCAGCGACCATATCGAGGCAGTTTTAATGACAGTGTAACACACCTATTCTGTGTATGTCCATCATGACCAAGTCAGCAAGAAACTGTGGCGCTTTCTTTTCCCGTTGCATGACAGCCACCAACGCGGTGGCGATGTCCTCCTTCGCTTTCACGGCGATCACCGGCTCTAATTTCTCGCAGAGTGACTTGTAATCCGACTTCAAGTATTCCAGGAACTCCTGGTATACCTGCACAGGCAATATATCTACGGATTGGAAGCGGCATTTTACCCTAAGCGTCGGTGGTTCCTTTAATGGGCCCTTGTCTCCAACCACCGGATACCACTTTTCTGTTAGATAACGCGACGTCACGTTGTGCACGGGTATGCTGACGGAACCTGAGAACAATTCCAAAcatatatttgattattaattAATCATCGTGGGCCACTAGGGTCAGAAAATTTTTAAATgttattcttcagaaaattattTGCGATATTCTGTGATTTCTAGGATCGCAAGTTTCTAAGAATGCAGGCGGTGACTTTCGGTACGTGATCACGCATAATAAGAACGAGTGATGCATACTTAATCGTAGGAAAATTCAAGTTGCTTTATGTTATTGGTCATCGAAAGTAGTTCACATGACAGTAACATGAGGTTGCTAGTTGCCGCGATTGCATCTACGTGTTACTCAACAGAGAAAGTATTATATAATTCGGCCTGAACTTTGAATGATGAAATTCCAAATCGTTCTGATGCTATTTAACTGAAGAATAAAATGTCTcgcataaacattaaaaaaactATCTAAAATACCGTATGGATAAACCAAAGAGCagtgtattattataataatctacaacaggggtgtcaaactcgcggcccgagatgaacatttttgatgtcaagtatcagaacgtaaacaataatttaactttataataaaaatatttgtttctatgaacactgattttttttttgcggcccacctaaagttaagcattatttatttattattatggcccaagttagcttttgagtttgacacccctgatctaCAATATCACGACTTTTAGGTGAGCTAAAGCACTGAAAATAAACagagataaatataaaataaataactatTATCAAAACATCGTTACAGAAAATTATATAACAAATGCTCAAGACAAATGATGTCCATTATCTTTTGTCAAGTTATCGTGTAAATGAACTACAACCAttttttattgcaattatttatcGATTACGTCTATTTCCATTTGTCTCTGGTGCTCAAGGCCACATGAAGGTCGCGATTGTCATTAAATTCGTCTAGACCACGAcatgatgataataattatatgattctataaatatacttttaaatTGATAcgttaattaaatgaaattacagGTTTGTCTTTTAATTTGAAGAAACCCTTTTCTACAATGTTGATGAGAGAATTACGAAAAAACTGCCATACCGATTAGAACATTCTTGTCTCTCTTCTTCTTTCGGTCAGCTTCCCTGTATAAGTTCACTTGTATAGTATTGACAGAAGGCAAATGATGGAAGTCGAAGTGTTCGCCCCAGAAGCAGAGGTCTGCCTTCAATTTGGCGGTGGTTCGCGCGTACAGGGTGCTGTCTAGGCAGACCTCGCAAAAATATCGCTTCTTCGCCGCCACACCTTTCGCCTCGAGCAGCCATATCTGCAGAGAATTGTCCGTACGTCTTGTTTGCTCTGCGTCCGGCTGAACGGATTTCCTTAAACTGAATTCGAAACACAAATCAGGATTTTGAACCTTTCGAGTAACGTCGAAGGGAAACTACAACTAAACTCTATCTTTGTAGAAAACTATGCACCTTATCATTGTATTTCTCCTCAAATTTTGAAGCTCTTTCAATCTTCAACCATGCATTCTACTAATTATGTCCACTACCTTGGTTCATTCGTTTTTAAATTTCAAGAATTATTGGACTACAGATTTCGTGCAGGTATTGCAAAAATTGATAAGTGAAATAGAGAATAGCATTTTCAATTGAAACACTATTATCAATTGATGAGAACTATCTAAaggaaaaatacatttttatttaactcttgTATTATAGAATTGTTGCAGAACATttccattttgcataaagatccgcagtctagtaattatacTGTGTATATTTATTAGATATTTTCTTAATTCTCGCTGCATACTGCTTCACTTAAAATCCATAATTTCAGGAAACACCATAATACACCTTTTGTCTTTTAGAATTCAAACAACTGGCAAAGAAAACTGATATTAGTAGAATGGTATTCTTTTATCTAGATGGCAAGCTAGCTAACTAACTAAGTTTTAACGTTTCAGTCAAAACATTTTTTACTGAATTCTCTCAACAATTTTAACATTAGAACTATACGAAGCCATCAACGTGCCTAATATGTATTGTTTTGTAACAATGGCAaggttggatttatttaaacatcatattatttctattataatatgtataagcttgaataaagaattttatCTCAAAATTTCTCACATAAACATGTTTATAATGTcaagaattgtaaaagaaaaagtcaGTCGTTTTGACTGGTTTATAGTTCTAATATTAAATGGTTACTCTCAAGGGACTCAAacttattcaaatcaatgtatctaatccaaataaaaaataactacATTAAATGCATcataagaagaagaaaatagCAGATGAAATTGTCCAAAACTGAATTTTCTCGCAATATACTCACACGCAGTTTCACTAACCAATTTGTCAATGTGATCAATTACTGAACATTGCTTATGTTCGGTAATAttaaacaaaatattaaatattaaacaaataatattaacactaaacctaccaagcagtaatactaactggcgtgtactgcttcacaaacgtgagaagaccgaatttatttagaatttgtaaagtttttattataaaacttgctccaataatataacttattcaagcattttccacgaaagagtctcggaacttttcagaattgcaaaataagaaagcggtcactttgatcgcggtaggtttagtgttaaaataatATCAAACAAACACCGTAATAAACATACTACGTCCGGATACTTTTGAACAGTAATGTAGCCATATAATCCAGCCGCGTGAACACGGCAGTGTTAGGACCACGATCTCTGACACATCGCCTCAAAGCCAGAGCGTATCCGCACGGGACGGGAATAAAAATCTCGGCGCTTTACTCTCAAACGGAAACCGCTTCGAATTCGTCAGACCGCATGGGTTCAGGATTCTCGGTCGGCTGTGGCTTGTCGAGTAAAAAACAAGCGAAAGAAGAGACAGAGGAACGGTACCAACCTGTGTAACCACTGGTCCCGTTCGTGAGCGGTCCTGCAACTGAAATACTTGGGTCCACCGGTGCTGGGTGTGACCTGGAAGCAGTGAGGTCTGCCAAGCAGGCTCGGATGCAGCGGTGTCACGGCCGCGAGGTCCATCGAGGTCACCGCCTGTCCGCAGAGGAGGGACTCGTGTGAACGGCAACCCCGAAGTCCGGCGCCGCGTTGCTTCTGTCGCTCGAGCTTCGTCACGCTCTTCGTCCTCTTCAGCGGGTTCGAGCGGAACGACCTCTTCGAGAAGAAATTCTGCAAACGGAAAGAGAACAGCACGGTGAATGCGTGTCGCGTGGCGCGGTTAGTGGAATAGGGTTCTTCGTCATAATCATGGCTTAGGTACTAGGCTTACTAGGCTACCTTTATGTTGTGATCTGTAAGAGAATGTAGATCGACAGGTGTTTTATCTGAATCCTAATTTATCGATTCTTAtcgaaatttattattatttattgttaaacAATTTAACTACGATCTATTTCGCAGCTACGATAATTAGCACTCTTCGTCCTTGACACTATGTTCACGGAACACTAAGAGCAGCTTTGTTTGACATTGTTTCATAAAAAGAAGAAtgtatttattcagatttttagcgatttttatGATTTTATGCAGTAGTGAggataattatagactcaaagtaacgtTTATATCTCtttagtgatatttaaataaaaacttaaaaaaatatcatacttgtatatttttttattggatatgataatataaaatagaaatatacaaatattatttcctttttggttttcgtttaaatgtcagtaaaaatgtaaaagtttaagtttaagtttataattatttacagcaCTGTAGGTAGCCCCTTTTAGCTGAGTTTTCAATCTGTAtattaaaagaaaataataaaatatattaataatatacaaaaatattaataaataataatatcaataaaaatatacaaatatatttgtatatagcAATTT belongs to Megalopta genalis isolate 19385.01 chromosome 1, iyMegGena1_principal, whole genome shotgun sequence and includes:
- the LOC117218758 gene encoding uncharacterized protein LOC117218758 isoform X6: MLNAENLEESPKRRSTFYVSLDGEARHPSKIPKTISADPDKFASNTFPISKAVPTVILTRTLSNNESMSSAKRPEDSFPESRGKVQSLTKIFETPKSEQQPPVAGSEQRKKVERTRSFKTIERFQSRFTGRKDASRKDNRLNNTIACFEVEDEDPKRKTEEKRAGKIAESKANGAAKNASSETRSKQNGNTTFTNLLIRRTHSTKLARSTSTLVKVPGRHVSVDSPCGVATPARNENRSGSEKSKDDETPDDSVVDNDEGTESSVFEDADVDAGIHSGESERPKHKTVALRSRERLDDTSYEKACRRGSAPATPVLGARPLDVTPNRIVNFFSKRSFRSNPLKRTKSVTKLERQKQRGAGLRGCRSHESLLCGQAVTSMDLAAVTPLHPSLLGRPHCFQVTPSTGGPKYFSCRTAHERDQWLHSLRKSVQPDAEQTRRTDNSLQIWLLEAKGVAAKKRYFCEVCLDSTLYARTTAKLKADLCFWGEHFDFHHLPSVNTIQVNLYREADRKKKRDKNVLIGSVSIPVHNVTSRYLTEKWYPVVGDKGPLKEPPTLRVKCRFQSVDILPVQVYQEFLEYLKSDYKSLCEKLEPVIAVKAKEDIATALVAVMQREKKAPQFLADLVMMDIHRIDDERLTFRGNSLATKAMEAYLKLTGDRYLQETLGAVVRSAVEGGDCEVDPLKVASVAALHKQQQNLRNAVDLAWGRILASHAHFPLELRECFRIFRERLADMGREDIADNLISANIFLRFLCPAILSPSLFNITHEYPNEKAARNLTLVAKTLQTLANFTRFQGKENFMEFMNDLLEREAPSMKNFLQLISSPLPKDAPANNSLEFDGYIDLGKQLSLLHALLRESLVTISSSSTSLPPSRLPEILDRISLALDQPGPSPVPTSHRYPNLQNNIFRYNDPTIANSNTNLSVSATSTLSNHSTLNGTIRDSNEVLQSNTLGHNSSRSPNVARAATLPRNAYMPANGKLQLQITTDDYPLEPPAFVSRSPTPIVRQHRGIGTNRATAGYRLTASASLANVNHCQTHPTSPTRSESHSNLKDSNYNITTSQNNQPNICTIVAQQQQQNHRHNIARLQNLDIHDREDNYNHNNYNVSRSASRNHCNKEENANQTQHQNYNNVSKTTVNANVVVNPTSNLTLSINHQPNNNYNNSKTNNTTANGNLDELSDLLRYADDEVSESKSQKGSQISISQLSNVASSGYQSFAAYSQSSSPVDLSSNNANAHILSAAPLAFANPVYHMEPNHGRSGRRGSSSSEERDGSGGGVEGVRGVDLSPSPPPQNNVRNLQRNNQNQWRQNNQTHRNNSEQNQSVCCTKLRRRLSLDSTRDLSDTSEEESCTTRRSKSRSHRSIDQYEVEIERLQSSVDRLRARLGATEDTDIEGVAPDTKMKSIISRRSCVANNRRCRPRCRTSSA